Below is a genomic region from Terriglobales bacterium.
TGCTCGACGGCATGGTGGAAACCGGCGCCATCACGCGCGACGAGGCCGAGCGCGCCAAGGCCGCTCCTCTGAAGCTGGCTCCGCCCAACGTGGAAGCCAGCGATGCTCCTTATTTCGTAGACCTGGTGAAGGATCAGTTGCTGGAGCGCTACAGCGAAGCTGATCTCAACGAGCGTGCCTACCGCATCTACACCACCCTCGATCCCGATCTGCAGCGTTACGCTGCTGATGCCGTCGCGCAGGGACTGAAGGAAGTCGACGCGGAGCTCATCAAGAAGCGCACCCGCCGCGTGCCCGTTGGAAAGGGTAAGTTCGAGAACCGAGTGCAGGCAGGCCCCATGCCTCAGGTGGCGCTGGTGGCCATGGATGCCCACACGGGGGCGGTGCTGGCGCTGGTGGGCGGCCGCAATTATGGCTCCAGCCAGCTCAACCACGTGGTGGCCAAGCGGCCCACGGGGTCGGTCTTCAAGCCCTTTGTGTACGCCGCGGCAATCAACACTGCGGTGACCGGCCAGCAGCCGGTCGTGACTGCGGCTTCACTCGTCGATGACTCGCCCACGACTTTCCTCTACGGCGACCAGGTCTACGAGCCGCGGAATTATCAGGAGAAGTACCACGGCTTGGTCACTGCCCGCTACGCGCTGGCGCTCTCGCTCAACAACGCCACCGTGCGGCTGGCGGAGCAGATCGGCTTTGACAAGGTGGCAGAGCTGGCCCGCGCCGCCGGCATCAAGTCTGTGGCGGGCACTCCAGCGGCCGCCCTGGGCGCCTACGATGCCACGCCCCTGGATATGGCCGGGGCCTACACCGTGTTCTCCAATCAGGGAGTTCGAGTTTCACCCCGGCTGCTCAACGCCGTACGTACCGCGACGGGCGGGCCGGTGGAAGAGTTTCAGGCGGAGCGCAAACAGGTGCTCGATCCGCGCGTGGCCTACGTCATGACCAAAATGATGGAGGTGGTCATCAACTCGGGCACCGCTGCCGGGGTGCGCGCGCGTGGCTTCTCCGCCCCCGCAGCCGGCAAGACCGGTACCTCTCACGACGCCTGGTTTGCCGGCTATACCTCCGAGCTGCTCTGCATCGTGTGGGTCGGTTTTGACGACTACAGCGACCTGCACATGAGCGGCGGAACTACCGCTGCCCCCATTTGGGCGGAGTTCATGAAGAAGGCCATCCAGCATCCGCAATACGGACGCTCGCGGTCCTTCAGTCCCCCCACCGGTATCGTGGGCGTACAGATCGACAAGGCCACCAACCTGCTGGCCACACCCGCCTGCCCGGAAACCTACTTTGCCACATTCATCGCCGGTACCGAGCCTCAGGAAACCTGCGAACAGAGTTCCGGGCTGAAGGGATTGGCCCAGCGGTTGCTCGGCATCGGCGGGCATCCGACCACCCCGGTTGTGGTGTCTAATCCTAGAAACGTTCCGCCCTCCGGGGAGGGTTCGCCGCCTACGGGCCAGCCGCCGGCTGGCTCCGAAGCCGCCCCGGCCAAAAAGAAGAGCTTTCTGGGGAAGGTTGTAGGCATTTTCAAAGACGAAAAGAAGGAAGCGCGCCCCACCCCCGCCCAGCCGGAACCCGCCCCCAGCCAGGGCGGGGGCGATCGCGCGCCCCAGTAGGAGGTAATGCCGTGACACACGCTGGTTGGTTCATTTGCCTGGTCTTGTTCAGCCTTCCACTTGCCGCACAGACCCCGGGAGCTTTTGTTCCGCCGGCCGATCAGGATACGGCAGCCACCACGCCGGCGGAGCTGCGTCGTGCCGAACCGCCTCCGGCCGACTGGACGCCAGAGCAACTGGAAGCGCGTGGCGACGAGTTGCGCGCGGAGAAATTCTTTGCCGACTCCATCGATTACTATCGCGCCGCCCTGACCCGAATGAAGCAGCGCTCGACCGCCGTGCTCTACAACAAGATGGGCATGTCGGAACTGCAAATGCTGCGCTATGACCGGGCCAAGAAGAATTTCGAAAAAGCTATCAAACTGGACCCGAAATACGGCCAGGCCCTCAACAACCTGGGGGTGGTCTACTACATGCGGAAGAGCTACGGACGCGCCGTCAAGTACTACACGCGCGCCATCCAGGTGCTGCCGGAATGGGCCAGCTTCCATAGCAACCTGGGAACGGCATACTTCGCGCGCAAGCAATACGAGAAAGCTACGGCCGCATACCTGCGCGCATTGGAGCTGGATCCCGATGTCTTTGAACGGCGCTCCAGTACGGCCAGTGTTTCGGCGCACATGGCCTCGCCTGCGGACCGCGCCCGCTACGCCTACGTGATTGCCCGGATGTATGCGCACATCGGCGACACGGAGCGCAGCCTGCTCAATCTGAGGAAGGCCATGGAACAGGGTTACAAGGACATCGGCGACGTCTACAAGGACGAAGAGTTTGTCACCATACGCAAAGATCCCCGCTTCACGGAGCTGATGACGGCACCTCCACCGGCCATTCCCAACTGAGGATTCGGTGTGGCCGTGCGACGGACAGGCCGGCATCGAACGCAGGCAATCTTACCGGCATTCTTCCTCGCGACCGTGGTCGCATGCCTTGGACCGGCAGTATTCGGCCAAGCTCAGACTGGAGGAGGGCACGCCATGTCTCTTTCCATCGAGTCCCCAGCCTTCCCTTCCAACGGCGACATCCCGCGCAAGTACACCTGCGACGGGCCGGACGTCTCTCCGGCATTGCGCTGGAACGAGCCTCCGGCCGGCACCAAGAGCTTCGCGCTCATCGCCGACGATCCGGACGCGCCCGTCGGCACCTGGGTGCACTGGGTGGTCTACGATCTTGCCGCAACCATGCGCGAATTGCCGGAAGGCGTTCCCAAGCAGAAGGACGTTCCCCAGGGCGGACGCCAAGGAACCAACGATTTCCGTCGTCTCGGATACGGCGGGCCCTGCCCCCCGCCGGGTAGGCCCACCGCTACTTCTTCAAGTTGTATGCGCTTAGCGTGATGCTCGACCTGGAGTCCGGTGCAACCAAGGCGGATGTGGAGCGCGCGATGAAAGGGAAAGTACTCGCCGAAGCCAAGGTGATGGCACGATACGGACGGTAACCTACCGCGACGAAGGGTGCACCTCGAAGGACTTGGAGATCGCGCGCAGGCGTCCTTCGTCATCGTAGATGCTCACTTTCACGCGGAAGCTCCGCTGCGAGGCGGCTTCCCCTTCGTCCAACGGCATTCTCACCACTCCGTCTTCCTGTTCAGGACAGCGCGTTTCCTGCCGCAGTTCTTTCCAGG
It encodes:
- a CDS encoding PBP1A family penicillin-binding protein → MVAVVGLSLITWVYLKYDRLVERRMSGQIFSNASKIYAAPRLVRVGDRLTVHDVASELRRAGYLSEGEQSAARMGSYKMLGDSIEVRPGPESYFAAQEGRIFFRDGQVSRIVVTRSGSRSEAASYGLEPVLVTALFDSEQRSKRRLVQYEEVPKALRDAVLAIEDRRFFEHGGVNYWRLAQAVFIDLWEGHRQQGGSTLTMQLSRRFFLTPEKTVKRKLTEILITFLLEHRFSKEQIFELYANEVYMGQRGSFAINGFGEAARSYFNKDLRSLKLPEAALLAGLIQRPSYLSPYKYPERAQARRNLVLDGMVETGAITRDEAERAKAAPLKLAPPNVEASDAPYFVDLVKDQLLERYSEADLNERAYRIYTTLDPDLQRYAADAVAQGLKEVDAELIKKRTRRVPVGKGKFENRVQAGPMPQVALVAMDAHTGAVLALVGGRNYGSSQLNHVVAKRPTGSVFKPFVYAAAINTAVTGQQPVVTAASLVDDSPTTFLYGDQVYEPRNYQEKYHGLVTARYALALSLNNATVRLAEQIGFDKVAELARAAGIKSVAGTPAAALGAYDATPLDMAGAYTVFSNQGVRVSPRLLNAVRTATGGPVEEFQAERKQVLDPRVAYVMTKMMEVVINSGTAAGVRARGFSAPAAGKTGTSHDAWFAGYTSELLCIVWVGFDDYSDLHMSGGTTAAPIWAEFMKKAIQHPQYGRSRSFSPPTGIVGVQIDKATNLLATPACPETYFATFIAGTEPQETCEQSSGLKGLAQRLLGIGGHPTTPVVVSNPRNVPPSGEGSPPTGQPPAGSEAAPAKKKSFLGKVVGIFKDEKKEARPTPAQPEPAPSQGGGDRAPQ
- a CDS encoding tetratricopeptide repeat protein, which gives rise to MTHAGWFICLVLFSLPLAAQTPGAFVPPADQDTAATTPAELRRAEPPPADWTPEQLEARGDELRAEKFFADSIDYYRAALTRMKQRSTAVLYNKMGMSELQMLRYDRAKKNFEKAIKLDPKYGQALNNLGVVYYMRKSYGRAVKYYTRAIQVLPEWASFHSNLGTAYFARKQYEKATAAYLRALELDPDVFERRSSTASVSAHMASPADRARYAYVIARMYAHIGDTERSLLNLRKAMEQGYKDIGDVYKDEEFVTIRKDPRFTELMTAPPPAIPN
- a CDS encoding YbhB/YbcL family Raf kinase inhibitor-like protein → MSLSIESPAFPSNGDIPRKYTCDGPDVSPALRWNEPPAGTKSFALIADDPDAPVGTWVHWVVYDLAATMRELPEGVPKQKDVPQGGRQGTNDFRRLGYGGPCPPPGRPTATSSSCMRLA